The genomic DNA GCCAGAGACTCTTCGAACAgactaaatgttttaatgtaatgAGAGCTGGCTCCAAGCAGTTGGCACTTCACCCTGCAGCACTTTACTTCGACTCGTTCTTTACTGTTATGCTTTTAAAACTTCAGTGCAACTCCAAGTTAGTGGCAGGGGTTCTATTTATCATTAGTGATGACTTTATTTTGGCCCTgctctgttatttatttaagttttattttggtttcattgTCCTATTTGTGggatgttttaatacattttgttttatttgctttttatgAGTATTTATAGCGCTGGCTGCAAACCAAATGTCCCTCGAGACAATAAAGCTGAAGTTGAAATTGGGGGCTCCAGACAGATAGGCATCAGATAGACCAgagggattttcttttttaaaaggcaGACAGTGGCCAGTGCAGTGAATCCCAGCGAACATTTACCCAACTCTCGCACACAGGAAGAGCAGCTTTCTCCTGCCTCTTATCAGCTCATCCTATTATAGTTTCCCCACATTAGAGAGATAAAGCAGAGCTTAGCAGCACTTAACCTGCCTGTGTAGAGCTCAATTAGATTTAGGTGGGAATGGAAGACAGAATCACCCAGTACTGCACGTCCTTCTCACCAGCCTTCTCACCATGACAGCCGACCTCCGTGATGTTGCTTAAACCAAAGGAGGCATGGCTGAATTCTTACGTCAGTGGTGCAGCTCTAAAGATCAATATGGCAttcagttggttggttggttcgtCAGCTTTGGTCCACAGACCTGTTGGATGGATTGACTTGAACAGACATTGACTGACCCTAAAGGATGAATCCTTATATGACTTTGATGAACCTACAACCTTCAATTTAacaccatcatcaggtcaaataTATGAATCTGTTGCTCATTGGTGAATGGATCTGACCATATCAGAAATCACACAACAGTAGCAACTTATCAATCACACTAGCCACGCCCAAAAGCATACCCTGCTCGATCATCCCATTTACTCTAAACGGGACCATAATTTAAGAATGAGCATCAAGCTTTATTGAAGAAGACGTGAATCCAGCCACTAacaaactgtttactgaggcaGTAAATCAAGTCAAAAGTGGGGTAACATTCCATCCATCGTCTGGATccactttatcccttttatgagGTTGCGGGGTTTTTTGCTGGAGCTAATCCCAGCTGTTTCTGGGCGAGGgtagggtacaccctggacaagagTACAGCTCTTCGCAGGGCCCTAACTGATGGCAGAagccgccatgcaaggtgccaaccgcaCATCAGAAGCAGTTTGGTATCTTGCTCACGGACACTTCCACATgcagctcagcccggagctgggatttgaaccagcaaccttccgatcactagctgacctgctctacccgctgagctacagccgccggGTAATATTCCCATAAGTTCAAATAAAATATGACTTATTTTTTAAACCAGTGGAGTCACCCCCTGCTGGGCGTTAGAAAGATTGCAGTTGTTAGGCACCTCCATGTTGGTTTCACCTTCTAGACCCAGAAACTACATCCATATTTTTATCCAAAAATCATACTTGATAGTAGAAtggtacttgagtaaaagtcttacaATATCTGATATCAAACGTACTTAAGTATGAAATATCATTGTCTcttaaaattaaaatcaaaagtacaTTATTCAGATATTGACATGTGTGTATACAATGTCCACTGCGGGTCAGCCGACTATCGACCCAACTGATTATTGGATTcgacgttttttttgtttttttttcatccaactgccaacaaaataaatgaatttaaatatgTGCTATTCTAAAGTCCCTTGAAACTCAAGTtattaaacaaatgtaatggAGGGGAGGTATAAAGAAGacgaaaatggaaatactcaagtacaaataCCTTCCACATATATTCCACCCCTGATTTAGGTCCACACGAGGGCATAGCCCCCCATAGAGGATTGATTGTGTGAACATCTGTGGTGAACATCAAGTGCAATACAGCCAGCACAAAGATTTTACCATATCTAAAGAAACACACTCCCCATAGGCTGAGATGTACACAATTAGCATGAAACTGTCCTTAAAGGTCAGACAAGCCTGTGTTATACTAAGTATGATATCAAAGTAGATCATCCATCCCCCCCTGGTGTCCCTActgaagtgcccttgagcaacaCACTGAGCCTCAATCCTGCTCCAGGGCCACTGACATTTGTATGACCTTGTGTTGTGGATGGACACCAAGAAAATAGTAAAAGGTGACCATGCCAAGGTGATGATTGCTGATGTAGGCCCCCCTCTTGTGGTAAATGTACAGTAATACAGCATGAATTAGGCCCTTAGCTACAGTACACTGATTCTCCACCAATTGTTTATCAGATGAGatgctttaaaatgttcatCACCCGCAAATGCAGAAATCCGAATACAAAAATCTAAACTTGTGATTTCAATGCAgatgacagagagaaggagatcTTTCAAGTCACTCTCACAAATCTCTAGAGGAAAGGAGGATTTTAAATTGAAGATCCCTGCCCTCATCTGCCAACTGAAACTGGGGTATAAAGTGAGAATTTACTGTATATCCCCCTGAGTTTTACTGATATCAGAATCCCTCTCCTTTCTCATGGCAGggacatttattcattttttaaattgattctGGTTCTCAAGGGTAGATAGAGGAGGACAGGCACTGCAGGGTAAATGTGGTATAAGATGGTGATAAATGTGTGGTGATAAATCAGTGCATGGGATTTGGTTtgaggggattttttttaatttggttaACCACATCAGTATGCTGCTCATTTAAAACTAATCAAGGAAAAGGCTGCAACACATTTCCCAGCAGTATTGGCCttttaataacaacaataaaaacagttcaGAAACAATTGTGGTTTTTAGCCAAAGCAAGCATGTACAGTAGTAGGCTGGTAAAAGTACAATACAATCTGTAAATACACATAAGTGAATATAACAACAAAATCCTGGTTGGACAGAAGATTTAATCAAAATAACTGAGGTCCACTTGGTTCTCCGCCAAGACGCCACTCTCCTGTGCTAATGCATCCATGTGAAGAAGCAGGCCTCGACAACATAAAGTCACCATGGAGAAACTCCTTGGCTAAAATCAAAACACGGTGGTCTTCATATCAGCAGCAAGCTTTGAAGCTTAACATGAAACTTACCATCAAGCATGAGAAGCTATTTCAAACTCAAAATTGATGGattcaaatgtaaaatattatcaaatgatGACTTTCAGCTGAAATGGCTGGAAAATGCTTGTGCAAAACCTACCATAAGGATGCgatcacagcaaaacaaagaaaaagcatgGTGGAAAAACTGGAATTTTTTTAGTAGGAAATTATTTGGAGTAAGGAATCAAAAAACCTGATTCTTTAAACAAAAACtaccttgaaaaattatatccCTGTTTCAAGCCACAGCCGAAACGTGCCTGTACGGTGCTCGAGCTTCACCCTGCGAGGCAGCCAGGAGTAACATGATCGGTACATTCAGATGATTCTCTAAACTCTTCGATTGGTGGGTCTCTAACCGTGCAAATATCTGTAGTCCAAGAGAACATAACCAACTCAAACCTTCAAGTTTTAAGTGAACGGTTGGTCCACTGAAGCTCACATCCTAGCATTATTAACATGTTAGAAAACACGCATGTGACTGTAAGAATGATACTGCTGTCCAGCATAAAACTAACAGTTAAAAATGTCGTTCAGATTAAAATGGCCATGCAGGAGGTAAGGCCACTCCATTTGAGATGGAAGGTCCGTCCCATTGGTCCAGGCTGGTCCAACACCTGTGTCTTCAGTCCAAGTCAGAGCTCCCCTTGTGTCCTTAAAGGTGGCTATTTGGCCATTTGGTTGAAATCCACTGGGGATGGTAAATGCAGAACGCAAAGCAACCTGAAGGGTACGGGTCCAGCATTTCTTGTGGGTCAGTAGAGGGGGCCACATCAGTAGTTCTTTGCATGTTTGCAAGTAGAATTCTGCTTAGCTACAGACTGTTATTGAGTTTCAAAAGTCACCAGAAATCCAAGTAACCAGCCACTCTGCTGTCAGTCCGACAGGCAGTTAGGGCTCCCTGGAATATGTTGTGTTAGCTTATGTAACAGGCCGTCTGGCAGACTTGGACAGACCATCTCATGTAACCCAGCAAAAAGTCAGTGAGAGAGGGCGACCATTATTCAGTTGTTCAGTCGTCGAGGCGACAGTCACACAGCTCCTTGTAGATTCGCTTGCGGATGCGAGGCATGTCCTCCTGACTGAACAGCAGAGGCTGCTTCACAGACAGACAACGGCAGTACTGACAGACCAAGACAGAAAAGACAAGCAGTGAGGGAAAATGATCCACAACCACAGCCACATTAAATGACAGAATCTTTTCTCCGGTTTCTTTAGCCCCCTTAGGGACCTGAGCAAAGATCAAATTGTGTCGAAACCCAGGGCAGGAAAGACGCTGGAGACACAGCTCCAGTTCATCTATTTTTCTGCCAGGGAACAGACAgataaaacaaagacaggaggCAAACGGTGACAAGATATGGGGCAAATAGTAAGAGAAATAGGTGATGAACAAAGGGGAGGAAGACAGCTGTAAAGGTGGGAAAGAATAATGTCTCACCTCGAGGACAAAAACTCCACAGTCACTGTCGTTTTTCTGCTGAGGAATACCCTGAGGAGTCAACAAGCCACAGTAAAGCAGGGAgtcccaaaaacaaagagactGTTACAGCTTTAGGACTGAACAgtttatgtatatatgcatTTACTGTACCTAAATGCAACTGTATTATTTGCTCGACTGTGATATATTGTCGAGGCTTCATAAGCCGATTGAAGTAAGTCCAACTACAACAGTAAGAACTAGAAAAATTTAATTTTGCCGTCATTTGCATTCATGTGCAACATTTTCAGTCTCCCGCAGATATGTTTTATGAGTCTTCCATTTCTCATTATCAACTCTGTAATAATACAGCAGCTTCCACTTTTACCATCTGATTAACATCCACTGTGCCAGGCAGTCTAAGAGTTTTCAGGACACAAGGTGAACACAGCATGAACATTACAGTCAGTGTTACCTTGATGATGGTGATCTTCCAGCCTTTCTGAAAAgctgtctgtttcttctctttGGCTTCAGACAGAAGGTACTTCATAATGTTCTGATAGAGaagcgcacacaaacacgcacgcacacacacacatgcacacacacacacacacagaggacagagtTATGCTACAGAACACGGTGCTCTTACTTTGTCCCAGCAGCAAAAGAAATTTAAGAAATGTTCAGTactttcaaacattttcaacaaaccTTCGTCCATCACATCTTGCACACTGGCCAACCTACAATGACTTTTGAAATCCACTTGGTTTACCAAAACATAACAGGAccaggacaaagcctctgtgcACCATTTTCTACAAAGCCGTTGGGTCAGCTGCACTAACACTCCGCTTGATGGTTTCTACGTGTTAATGGTCTTGCTGTAGTGCTGGTACTGACTTTTCTCCCACAAAAACCTGAAGAGGAACCTCCATATTTTGGGTCAATTGTCCAAAATGGTACATATTTGTAAACAGCTAATTATTCTAATGGAAGGGAACTCAAACTCAAGACTTTGCTGTTCACAGCTTTAATTTTACAGCAGGCTTTATAGCATAGTTATAGTATATTGAGCTAGTTATAGTATTGAAACTCTTTCAAGCAATGCTAATGAAACACAACAATCAAGAAGAAATTTCTCTTTGAAGCATTAATCAACTAAATAACTATCATAATTATCTGGTTCAGTACACCTTAAGATGAAAAACCTGAATttctacagaaacacactggTACATTCTGCTGTTGCTGACATCAAACCAGACTGTATGAAAGAAGTGGACGTAGCTGTCTGGTCTGATAAGTTAAGACAGTGCCGAGGGgacttaaacctgcattctttctgaTGGCCAGCAGGGAGTGACTCGCTAAGTACATTTTGTGTTAAGTCAGTTTTTGCTAACCAAGCTCCTCCCCGGCTCTACCCTCTCGTCCAAAagtggtcacttctggctccaaaacaCCAAGCTGGTGATAAGTCAAAAATGTGGTAGTTCACTTCACATAGTGTAATAGCCACCTCCACTTCTTTTACACAGTGCAacaaattgagaaaaaaaactactCCTGTCATGATGTTGATGAGTGGCCTTTTTGTCTCATATTGTTTGCTTTACAGAGATTCATAATATAACAaaaatcagaaacaaaaaacCTGAAGACTTCAACATGCACAGAGGCACTCACATCTGTGGTGTGTCTGAAGACGATGCCTTGGCTGTCGTAGTAACTGATGGTtttggttgccatggtgaccgTGATGAGAGACCAATGGATCTCTAAATGGATGGGAATTAGCAACAGCCACTTGGAGAACAGGTCAACCTGAAATAATTCAACAAATTAACATACACCCCATTTAGAGATCAGATTATCAGAAAGATACAGATTAGGATTTATAGATAGAAGATTTTGTGTGTGATGAAGACCTTCCAAAAGCCACAATCTGCAGGATAATGGGTTTATCAGCATTTCTGTTTGACACTAGATAATTATTTTACTCCCTTTATTTGCTCAGCTCGCTGGAAATGGTGCTTTTGAGAATTTAGGAACAAATTTCACAGAACGGATAATTAATTTATGTAGTTAGCAAACTGAATTCAGACTATTTCCCCACAAAAAATAAGTGTCTGACAGTGAAATGTAGTTTCCTGCAGCAACTAAGCAACTGTTACTATTGAGCCCAGATTCTGAGAATCAAATTAAAAGCCAGAAATAAAAgtgtaactgtgattttaagGTTCAGCTATTGCAAAACTGTCAAAACCGCTGAAAAATAATTCCAACGTCCTCCTTACTTTTTTAGTCCATCTCTTCACGCCTTCATAACCCTTGGCAACCAGCTGCTTGTGGAAAAAGCTGTTGAAGAAATGAacctgtgagagagaaagaataaaagCATTAACGCATTACACAGTCAAAATGTCATGTATctgttaaaaacacagtaaaaatacCTAAACATAGCTATTATCTCAACAGTCttgaaacaacacatttgttaGACTTCTGCAGTAATCCCtctttatattttataaattcATTTCTATATCATTTCAGGCTGAATGAAAAATCTGCATTTCAAGCCTACAAACACACCCTCGCTTACCTTGTGTTGTGTCGCCTCCATGATGAGTTCTCCATACATGTTGATAACCTAACAAAGAGACAATTAATGTGATATTTATTCTTCCTAATTATTGATGGATTCAACTTTTGAAGTACATTTCTTGTTAGAAGGCTCGACAGAATGAGAAGAAGTGTGATGGAGGCAAGAatgcctctcttcctccttccctACCTGGTCATTAAGCCAGTTCTGTTCCTCCAGCGTGCTCAGGTCCTCCAGGCCCAGGGTGTGTTTGTTATACGTGACCATGAAGCATGCAATAGGAGCAGAAGCCAGCCCTGCCCTGTACCGAGTCATCTCCTTTTTGATGTCAAGTccactaaaacaaaaacatcacaaggAGAAATGCAGCAGAAATTTTAGACAAACCTCTAAAATATATGATGAATAAGGAAAAGGCGTTGCCACAGGCTCAaggattaaaaataacattgaaAATAAAGGGAAGGATGCAATTCTTTCACAGAAATGAAACTGCTAGAATGTACTTGCATAAGGAGCCTTCTCATTACGTTCACTGAAAGACTGTGGCTGAAAATAAACGTGAAAACCTTTAAGCATTCAAacagactgtgtttgtgtgcatactAACGTTTGGCTGAGGTCAGAGTTGCCTTTCTTCTTCAGGTATTCCAGGACATCAGTCTCACTGAGAGGAATGAAACCGCCGTACTTTAAGTAGAAGTTTTCAAGAAACTCtgaaagagaggaagtgagCATCACTGAATCAAGGCGTTGTTTAGAGGATGAGcagttttgtatttctgatGTTAAAAGTCAAATTCACAGCACTGATTCTGAATCCTTTGTTGACGATTGAAGAGTTTGATTATGTCAAGATCTGTGCTCATAATTCTAAGCTTTGTTACAAGTTATAGACTTATCTTGAGTAATTTATACACGATGATATCTGTACATACTTCACCAAACAGTTGaggctttgttttttgtcaaacCTGCAGTTCTGTTTATTTACTTGACCTGCAAATACCATCAATGCTAAGTAGAGACTGTCCAGGAAGAAAACCCCAAACCTTAATCAAACATGACAGAACTAAGTGTGTGCATGGATGGGCCTTGTTTATTAATGCCGTCTTTTGAAACtgtaaatgagagaaaaaatcTGCTTCAGGATACATGTAGACAACAGATTTGTTAATACCCATGTAAATATGTTGGTGAATCAGGGTCGATCTTAAATTAGATATCCGTCCTGGAAGCTAAAATATTTATTGGCACCcttgattatttgttttgtgtagATAAAACTGGAACTGAccaagaaattaaaataaaacatgagaagAATTTTTGCATTTCATATTGAAAATGGTTTGACCACAGATACATTTGGGACCTACCCAGGAAATCTAAATATTATTTCAGAAATAAGAAAACATCTTGCAGTTCTGGCATACGAAGAAGTTTAGATCAAGTTTGTGTATGTAAACGAGGCAAGGTGTTTTATGAATGTCATGTAATGGAAAAACATACTGGTGTTGTGACTTTAAGATCACATCTTACCATGAATCGTATCCGTAAGCTGCTCCAGGCTTTCTTCATCATCCTGCATCTTTCCATCAACATTTCCTCCAATTTTGCCCAACACTTCATCCATCTGCTCCTTCTCCCAGGTTCCAGGCTGACAGTACAGCCTGTGGTCCCTCAATGCCCAGCAGTGCTGCATGTTGGTTACTGAGATAGGGCCCTGGGGTGAAGGAGCAACCGTAGCCGGATGAGTAGTTTCCACCTCCATAAGTGTGGGGCAGTGGTCCTCATTTGTTAGTGTGGTTATGTTTCCGTTGGACAGAGTTGCTGGTCGGGACACTAAGTCTGTCCTGTCAGGATTCTGGTCCACCTGCATCTCAGAGTCCAGGTCCTCAGTAGATCCTGACCTTGAAGCAGGACCTGACTGTCCATTTTCCATTCCGCTCATGATCAGGTTGTACTCCTTCGCGTCCTCTTCAGGTTCGGTGTCAGATAGGTTTACAGTGTCTCCATTTCCAAATGGAGATTCAACTGTGATAGGGACAGTCTCCTCTCCGTGGTTCATCTCTGCAACATGGTTGTTTGCCCGCTGCACTAACACTGACCGAGGTAGGCTGTATGTTCTCGA from Sparus aurata chromosome 11, fSpaAur1.1, whole genome shotgun sequence includes the following:
- the LOC115591703 gene encoding uncharacterized protein LOC115591703 isoform X2; protein product: MVHSGSSSPMKTTPSASPHLTVPATAPPLQAAPLVPPPGDITDQDLTKTPTKFLTTDLTSNADLTQLRTPSLANTEPHVETPAKVLATNSSPASARSSTPTLTPAQSLVNGRSSGRKRTPKACDCCGPNSKGHNDKTSGRGKGRVKGRGRGRVCSDFPDTPKRKMGGQLNYIKNLDLTKETVEEAEDDNNSNERVQTTVVVADTRSQTPAALPVTVSLQDGPMRNSAAIEKEDAQKKEEMLIEGSGAAGGKGGGDSRDVEMRLSGMAGRGAPAVRGRGRGGRGMVGVMSAAKTEVAGGLRRGGLGGVFISSRTYSLPRSVLVQRANNHVAEMNHGEETVPITVESPFGNGDTVNLSDTEPEEDAKEYNLIMSGMENGQSGPASRSGSTEDLDSEMQVDQNPDRTDLVSRPATLSNGNITTLTNEDHCPTLMEVETTHPATVAPSPQGPISVTNMQHCWALRDHRLYCQPGTWEKEQMDEVLGKIGGNVDGKMQDDEESLEQLTDTIHEFLENFYLKYGGFIPLSETDVLEYLKKKGNSDLSQTGLDIKKEMTRYRAGLASAPIACFMVTYNKHTLGLEDLSTLEEQNWLNDQVINMYGELIMEATQHKVHFFNSFFHKQLVAKGYEGVKRWTKKVDLFSKWLLLIPIHLEIHWSLITVTMATKTISYYDSQGIVFRHTTDNIMKYLLSEAKEKKQTAFQKGWKITIIKGIPQQKNDSDCGVFVLEYCRCLSVKQPLLFSQEDMPRIRKRIYKELCDCRLDD
- the LOC115591703 gene encoding uncharacterized protein LOC115591703 isoform X1; the encoded protein is MVHSGSSSPMKTTPSASPHLTVPATAPPLQAAPLVPPPGDITDQDLTKTPTKFLTTDLTSNADLTQLRTPSLANTEPHVETPAKVLATNSSPASARSSTPTLTPAQSLVNGRSSGRKRTPKACDCCGPNSKGHNDKTSGRGKGRVKGRGRGRVCSDFPDTPKRKMGGQLNYIKNLDLTKETVEEAEDDNNSNERVQTTVVVADTRSQTPAALPVTVSLQDGPMRNSAAIEKEDAQKKEEMLIEGSGAAGGKGGGDSRDVEMRLSGMAGRGAPAVRGRGRGGRGMVGVMSAAKTEVAGGLRRGGLGGVFISSRTYSLPRSVLVQRANNHVAEMNHGEETVPITVESPFGNGDTVNLSDTEPEEDAKEYNLIMSGMENGQSGPASRSGSTEDLDSEMQVDQNPDRTDLVSRPATLSNGNITTLTNEDHCPTLMEVETTHPATVAPSPQGPISVTNMQHCWALRDHRLYCQPGTWEKEQMDEVLGKIGGNVDGKMQDDEESLEQLTDTIHEFLENFYLKYGGFIPLSETDVLEYLKKKGNSDLSQTGLDIKKEMTRYRAGLASAPIACFMVTYNKHTLGLEDLSTLEEQNWLNDQVINMYGELIMEATQHKVHFFNSFFHKQLVAKGYEGVKRWTKKVDLFSKWLLLIPIHLEIHWSLITVTMATKTISYYDSQGIVFRHTTDNIMKYLLSEAKEKKQTAFQKGWKITIIKGIPQQKNDSDCGVFVLEVRHYSFPPLQLSSSPLFITYFSYYLPHILSPFASCLCFICLFPGRKIDELELCLQRLSCPGFRHNLIFAQVPKGAKETGEKILSFNVAVVVDHFPSLLVFSVLVCQYCRCLSVKQPLLFSQEDMPRIRKRIYKELCDCRLDD